A stretch of Gemmobacter fulvus DNA encodes these proteins:
- the lpxD gene encoding UDP-3-O-(3-hydroxymyristoyl)glucosamine N-acyltransferase, whose product MAHMIRDIAAALGAQAAGNLDLTVTGAAEPQVAGPQDLALAMDPKYAGGIGQGKARAAVVWQGADWQALGLEAAIFAPRSRVAMAGLTAILDAGPQIAPGVHPMAVVDPTAQIGEGAAIAPFVVIGAGVILGPRARIASHVSIAEGARIGADALILQGARIGARVSIGDRFICQPGAVIGADGFSFVTPEQSGVEEIRATLGHREEIRQQSWTRIHSLGAVTIGDDVEIGANACVDRGTIRDTLVGSGTKLDNLVHLGHNVQVGRDCLLCGQVGVAGSTKIGDRVVLAGQVGVSDNIFVGDDVIAGGGTKILSNAPAGRVLLGYPAVKMETQMEINKALRRLPRLAATVAELQKLVSKL is encoded by the coding sequence ATGGCGCATATGATCCGTGATATTGCCGCCGCGCTCGGCGCGCAGGCGGCCGGAAACCTTGATCTGACCGTGACCGGCGCGGCAGAACCGCAAGTGGCAGGGCCGCAGGATCTGGCGCTTGCCATGGACCCGAAATATGCGGGGGGCATCGGCCAGGGCAAGGCGCGGGCGGCGGTGGTCTGGCAAGGCGCTGATTGGCAGGCGTTGGGGCTGGAGGCCGCGATTTTTGCGCCGCGCTCGCGCGTGGCGATGGCCGGGCTGACCGCGATTCTGGATGCCGGGCCGCAGATTGCGCCGGGCGTGCATCCGATGGCGGTGGTGGATCCGACGGCGCAGATCGGTGAGGGCGCGGCGATTGCGCCCTTCGTGGTGATCGGCGCAGGTGTGATCCTCGGGCCGCGCGCCCGCATCGCCAGCCATGTGTCGATTGCCGAAGGCGCGCGCATCGGGGCGGATGCGCTGATCCTGCAAGGCGCAAGGATCGGCGCGCGGGTCAGCATTGGTGATCGCTTCATCTGCCAGCCGGGCGCGGTGATCGGGGCGGATGGATTCTCCTTCGTGACGCCCGAACAGTCCGGGGTTGAAGAAATCCGCGCAACCCTCGGACATCGCGAGGAAATCCGGCAGCAAAGCTGGACGCGGATCCATTCGCTCGGGGCCGTGACCATCGGCGATGATGTGGAAATTGGCGCCAATGCCTGTGTGGATCGTGGCACCATCCGCGACACGCTGGTCGGATCGGGAACCAAACTCGATAATCTCGTGCATCTGGGGCATAATGTGCAGGTGGGTCGCGATTGCCTGCTGTGCGGGCAGGTCGGGGTGGCGGGGTCCACCAAGATCGGGGATCGGGTGGTGCTGGCCGGGCAGGTCGGGGTCAGTGACAATATCTTTGTGGGCGATGACGTGATTGCCGGCGGTGGCACCAAGATCCTCAGCAATGCGCCTGCGGGACGGGTTCTGCTGGGTTATCCGGCGGTCAAGATGGAAACCCAGATGGAAATCAACAAGGCCCTGCGCCGTCTGCCGCGGCTTGCCGCGACCGTGGCAGAGCTTCAGAAACTTGTTTCAAAACTGTGA
- a CDS encoding L,D-transpeptidase family protein, with translation MPVAAVAPLRLMLPRVFGPGLVAMLLATAAMTVPQPVQAQVSPFTQSVAIAASDDEAIAAFYAARNYAPVWTDAGNAERRNVLLTALTRAGDHGLPVQRYDAGALADAFRAARTEGDRGRLEVRMTRAFLDYARDLNSGVLVPKKVDPGIVREIPVRSPESNLAMLTDADLSGFLAGLAPTAPAYAQLMKAKIQIEAQIARGGWGEALPAVTLKPGASGEAVVALRDRLVAMGYLGRSATRSYDDTMEKAVQQFQLDHGLEPDGVLDDSTLAQINVGPEARLQSILVAMERERWINIDRGRRHIWVNLTDFSARIMDDGKETFATRSVIGKDVLDQRTPEFSDTMDYMVINPSWSVPRSITTKEYLPLLKKNPNAAGHLKIVDSKGRVVDRGAINFGKYTAANFPFAMRQPPSDGNALGLVKFMFPNPYNIYLHDTPSKSLFEREIRAFSHGCIRLGQPFDFAYALLARQSDDPKATFHQVLDRGAEAAVRLEQPVPVHIVYFTAFPGAKGKMNYRRDVYGRDGLIFDALMQAGVVLGGHQG, from the coding sequence ATGCCCGTTGCCGCTGTTGCGCCACTTCGTCTGATGCTGCCCCGCGTGTTTGGTCCTGGTCTTGTGGCGATGCTGCTTGCCACGGCGGCGATGACGGTTCCGCAACCTGTGCAGGCACAGGTCAGCCCCTTTACCCAATCGGTAGCGATTGCGGCCTCGGACGATGAGGCCATCGCCGCCTTCTATGCGGCGCGCAACTATGCCCCGGTCTGGACCGACGCGGGCAATGCCGAGCGGCGCAATGTGCTGCTGACCGCCTTGACCCGTGCGGGCGATCACGGCCTGCCGGTGCAGCGCTATGATGCCGGGGCGCTGGCCGATGCTTTCCGCGCCGCCCGCACCGAAGGCGACCGGGGGCGGCTGGAGGTGCGCATGACGCGCGCCTTCCTCGATTATGCGCGGGATCTGAACTCCGGCGTGCTGGTGCCCAAGAAGGTGGATCCGGGCATCGTGCGCGAGATTCCGGTGCGCAGCCCTGAGTCCAATCTGGCGATGCTGACGGATGCGGATCTGTCCGGCTTTCTGGCCGGGCTGGCGCCCACGGCGCCCGCCTATGCTCAGCTGATGAAGGCCAAGATCCAGATCGAGGCGCAGATCGCGCGCGGCGGCTGGGGGGAAGCTTTGCCGGCGGTGACGCTGAAACCCGGGGCCAGCGGCGAGGCCGTCGTGGCCTTGCGCGACCGTCTGGTCGCCATGGGCTATCTGGGGCGCAGCGCCACGCGCAGCTATGATGACACGATGGAAAAGGCCGTGCAGCAATTCCAGCTCGATCACGGGCTGGAACCGGACGGGGTGCTGGATGACAGCACGCTGGCGCAGATCAATGTTGGCCCCGAGGCGCGGCTGCAATCCATCCTCGTGGCGATGGAGCGGGAGCGCTGGATCAATATCGACCGGGGCCGCCGCCATATCTGGGTGAACCTCACCGACTTCAGCGCCCGCATCATGGATGATGGCAAGGAAACCTTTGCCACCCGCTCGGTCATCGGCAAGGACGTGCTGGATCAACGCACGCCCGAGTTTTCCGATACGATGGATTACATGGTCATCAACCCGTCGTGGTCGGTGCCGCGGTCGATCACCACCAAGGAATATCTGCCGCTGCTGAAAAAGAACCCGAATGCGGCGGGGCATCTGAAGATCGTCGACAGCAAGGGCCGTGTCGTGGATCGCGGCGCGATCAACTTCGGCAAATACACGGCGGCAAACTTCCCTTTTGCGATGCGGCAGCCGCCCTCGGATGGCAATGCGCTGGGTCTGGTGAAGTTCATGTTCCCCAATCCCTATAATATCTATCTGCATGACACGCCGTCAAAATCGCTGTTCGAGCGGGAAATCCGCGCCTTCAGCCATGGCTGCATCCGTCTGGGCCAGCCCTTCGATTTCGCCTATGCGCTGCTGGCCAGACAAAGCGATGATCCGAAGGCGACCTTCCATCAGGTTCTGGATCGCGGGGCCGAGGCGGCGGTGCGGCTGGAACAGCCGGTGCCGGTGCATATCGTCTATTTCACCGCCTTCCCGGGGGCCAAGGGCAAGATGAACTACCGCCGCGACGTTTATGGCCGCGACGGGCTGATCTTCGACGCGCTGATGCAGGCCGGGGTGGTGCTGGGCGGTCATCAGGGCTAA
- a CDS encoding RlmE family RNA methyltransferase: protein MTTPPKNTSGRGQRELRVRVKTAKGRKLSSTLWLERQLNDPYVVRAKREGYRGRAAYKISELDDKYGFLKPGARVVDLGCAPGGWCQMAVERVNALGQNPKKPIGTVLGVDLQEVEPISGAQIHQLDFLADEADALVKGWLGGKADVVMSDMAAAASGHKGTDHLRIIALVEAALAFAFDVLEEDGTFVAKVLAGGAEIGMQTLLKKHFKKVANVKPGASRSDSSEKFVVAMGFRGLRDGDQGAEPDHDA, encoded by the coding sequence ATGACGACACCGCCCAAAAACACCTCCGGCCGTGGCCAGCGCGAATTGCGCGTCAGGGTGAAAACCGCCAAGGGGCGCAAACTGTCTTCGACGCTCTGGCTCGAACGCCAGTTGAACGACCCTTATGTGGTGCGCGCCAAGCGGGAAGGCTACCGGGGCCGCGCCGCCTACAAGATCTCGGAGCTGGATGACAAATACGGCTTCCTGAAACCGGGCGCGCGTGTGGTTGACCTTGGCTGTGCGCCGGGCGGCTGGTGCCAGATGGCGGTCGAGCGGGTGAACGCGCTGGGGCAGAACCCGAAAAAGCCGATTGGCACCGTGCTGGGCGTCGATCTGCAAGAGGTGGAGCCGATTTCCGGCGCGCAGATCCATCAGCTCGATTTTCTGGCCGATGAGGCGGATGCCCTGGTCAAGGGCTGGCTGGGCGGCAAGGCCGATGTGGTCATGTCCGACATGGCGGCGGCGGCCTCGGGGCACAAGGGCACCGACCACCTGCGCATCATCGCGCTGGTCGAGGCGGCGCTGGCCTTTGCCTTTGACGTGCTGGAGGAGGATGGCACCTTTGTCGCCAAGGTTCTGGCGGGCGGGGCCGAAATCGGCATGCAGACCCTGCTGAAGAAACACTTCAAGAAGGTGGCCAATGTAAAGCCGGGGGCAAGCCGCTCGGACAGTTCCGAAAAGTTCGTGGTCGCGATGGGCTTTCGCGGGCTGCGCGACGGCGATCAGGGTGCGGAGCCGGATCACGACGCATGA
- a CDS encoding YcbK family protein, translating to MTNSAKTGFTRRGLLGVFAAAAVVAAPTYSNAFGLLRGAGDIRRVRMYSGRTGESMDTIYWIEGKYIKEALKEINHFMRDWRTDETITMDPRTVDIMAASHRLLDVSEPYMLLSGYRSARTNAMLRSKSGGVAKHSLHMVGQASDLRLKSRSVNQMARAAEACASGGVGRYSGSNFVHMDCGPVRHWGG from the coding sequence ATGACCAATTCTGCGAAAACCGGGTTCACACGGCGTGGCCTCTTGGGTGTGTTCGCGGCTGCTGCCGTGGTGGCAGCACCGACCTATTCCAACGCGTTCGGCTTGCTGCGCGGCGCAGGCGACATCCGGCGCGTCCGGATGTATTCGGGCCGCACCGGCGAAAGCATGGACACGATCTATTGGATCGAGGGCAAGTACATCAAGGAAGCCCTCAAGGAAATCAACCACTTCATGCGCGACTGGCGCACGGATGAAACCATCACCATGGATCCGCGCACGGTGGATATCATGGCGGCCTCGCATCGTCTGCTGGATGTGTCAGAGCCCTATATGCTGCTGTCTGGCTACCGCAGCGCCAGAACCAATGCGATGCTGCGCTCCAAATCCGGCGGCGTTGCCAAGCACTCGCTGCACATGGTCGGCCAGGCCAGCGACCTGCGGCTCAAATCCCGCTCGGTCAATCAGATGGCCCGCGCGGCAGAGGCCTGCGCTTCCGGCGGCGTTGGCCGTTACTCCGGGTCGAACTTCGTGCATATGGATTGCGGTCCGGTGCGGCACTGGGGCGGCTGA
- a CDS encoding methyltetrahydrofolate cobalamin methyltransferase codes for MTRTVIESKTKTVIIGFDEPFCVIGERINPTGRKKLAAELEAGNFDTVIRDALEQVACGATVLDVNSGAVFTNKMAEDPRYADNNFVEPPLMKALIEIIQQTVDVPLCIDSSVPGALEAGLMACEGRPLLNSVTGEEERLELVLPLVKKYNVPVVAISNDDTGISQDPDVRFAVAKKIVQRAADFGIPAHDIVVDPLVMPVGAMGTAGQQVFALVRRLREELGVNTTCGASNISFGLPQRHGINAAFLPMAIGAGMTSAIMNPVRQVEMEAIRAANFLMNHDPNGGEWIRFAKVIEAVEGGMSFADASSAQTSAASGRRGGRRSRG; via the coding sequence ATGACCCGGACCGTTATCGAATCCAAGACCAAGACCGTCATCATCGGGTTTGACGAACCCTTCTGCGTGATCGGGGAACGTATCAACCCCACCGGGCGCAAGAAGCTTGCGGCAGAGCTGGAGGCCGGCAATTTCGACACCGTGATCAGGGACGCGCTGGAACAGGTGGCCTGTGGCGCGACCGTGCTGGACGTGAACTCGGGTGCTGTCTTCACCAACAAGATGGCCGAAGATCCGCGTTATGCCGACAATAACTTTGTCGAGCCGCCGCTGATGAAGGCGCTGATCGAGATCATCCAGCAAACGGTCGACGTCCCGCTGTGTATCGACAGCTCGGTTCCTGGCGCACTGGAGGCCGGTCTGATGGCCTGCGAGGGCCGGCCGCTGCTGAACTCGGTGACGGGTGAGGAAGAGCGGCTGGAGCTGGTGCTGCCGCTGGTCAAGAAATACAATGTGCCGGTGGTGGCGATTTCCAACGACGACACCGGCATTTCGCAAGACCCCGATGTGCGCTTTGCCGTGGCGAAAAAGATCGTGCAACGCGCCGCCGATTTCGGCATTCCGGCGCATGACATCGTGGTCGACCCGCTGGTGATGCCGGTGGGCGCGATGGGCACTGCCGGCCAGCAGGTGTTTGCACTGGTGCGTCGCCTGCGCGAAGAGCTGGGCGTGAACACCACCTGCGGTGCGTCGAACATCAGCTTTGGCCTGCCGCAGCGCCATGGCATCAACGCGGCCTTCCTGCCGATGGCGATTGGCGCGGGCATGACCTCGGCCATCATGAACCCGGTCCGTCAGGTGGAGATGGAGGCGATCCGCGCCGCCAACTTCCTGATGAACCACGATCCGAATGGCGGTGAATGGATCCGCTTTGCCAAGGTGATCGAAGCGGTCGAAGGCGGCATGAGCTTTGCCGATGCCTCTTCGGCGCAGACCTCGGCGGCATCGGGCCGTCGCGGCGGGCGGCGCTCGCGCGGCTGA
- a CDS encoding Ppx/GppA phosphatase family protein, with protein sequence MTPERPRGEDAIPQPDVRKLAGAVEPSAPCDAQPGPQLYAALDLGTNSCRMLIAQPKGSQFQVIDSFSKTVQLGVGLEASGRLSRTSMGRTVQALRICGKKIEKHGVTRMRLVATEACRRARNARDFIRQVRRETGLALEVIAPEEEARLAVISCAPLVSRRTEQLLVVDIGGGSTELVWIDLSAVPPEDRPRAIMRLHAGFAPKDDKPAARVVDWISVPLGVATLKDQFIDVEDDAARFALMSWFFEENLASFSPYNADNPREGFQIIGTSGTVTTVAASFLGLRRYDRTKVDGLRMSSDQIDTVIRDYLSLGPEGRRTDPRIGRDRHALIMSGAAILQALMRIWPTDKLSVADRGLREGLLYAQMSADGVLEDGPYA encoded by the coding sequence ATGACGCCCGAGCGTCCCCGAGGGGAGGACGCGATCCCGCAGCCGGACGTCAGGAAACTGGCGGGCGCGGTCGAACCGTCGGCCCCTTGTGACGCCCAGCCGGGGCCGCAGCTTTATGCGGCGCTGGATCTGGGCACAAACAGTTGCCGGATGCTGATTGCCCAACCGAAGGGCAGTCAGTTTCAGGTCATCGACAGTTTTTCCAAAACTGTCCAGTTGGGCGTGGGGCTTGAAGCCTCGGGTCGGCTTTCGCGCACCTCGATGGGGCGCACGGTTCAGGCGCTGCGCATCTGTGGCAAGAAGATCGAAAAACATGGCGTGACGCGGATGCGGCTGGTGGCGACCGAGGCCTGCCGCCGGGCGCGCAATGCCCGCGATTTCATCCGGCAGGTGCGGCGCGAAACCGGGCTGGCGCTGGAGGTGATCGCCCCCGAGGAAGAAGCCCGCCTTGCCGTGATCTCTTGCGCGCCACTGGTCAGCCGCCGCACCGAACAATTGCTGGTGGTCGATATCGGCGGCGGTTCGACCGAACTGGTCTGGATTGATCTGTCCGCCGTGCCGCCCGAGGATCGCCCGCGCGCCATCATGCGGCTGCACGCGGGCTTTGCCCCGAAGGACGACAAACCCGCCGCGCGCGTGGTGGACTGGATCTCGGTGCCGCTAGGTGTGGCCACCCTGAAGGACCAGTTCATCGACGTGGAGGATGACGCTGCGCGCTTTGCGCTGATGAGCTGGTTTTTCGAAGAGAACCTCGCCAGTTTCAGCCCCTATAATGCCGACAACCCGCGCGAGGGCTTTCAGATCATCGGCACCTCTGGCACGGTGACGACGGTTGCCGCCAGCTTTCTGGGCCTGCGCCGGTATGACCGGACCAAGGTGGACGGGCTGCGCATGTCATCGGATCAGATTGATACGGTGATCCGCGATTATCTCTCGCTTGGCCCCGAAGGCCGGCGCACCGACCCGCGCATCGGGCGCGACCGTCATGCGCTGATCATGTCCGGGGCGGCGATTTTACAGGCGCTCATGCGCATCTGGCCCACCGACAAGCTGTCGGTTGCGGATCGGGGGCTGCGCGAAGGGCTGCTTTATGCACAGATGAGCGCCGATGGCGTTCTGGAAGATGGACCATACGCATGA
- a CDS encoding virulence factor: MPEVTIVYWRDIPAQVIVGKGRRGAKVQLTERFEQAIDRCAMKIGAKDADAYLAEWRKAPPYEVEGEQDEIAKSVAAALEAEYDTARLKALIDAEGRA; encoded by the coding sequence ATGCCAGAGGTGACCATCGTCTATTGGCGCGACATCCCGGCCCAGGTCATTGTGGGCAAGGGGCGGCGCGGGGCGAAAGTGCAGCTGACCGAACGCTTTGAACAGGCGATTGACCGCTGCGCGATGAAGATCGGCGCGAAGGATGCCGATGCCTATCTGGCCGAATGGCGCAAGGCCCCGCCCTACGAGGTCGAGGGCGAGCAGGACGAGATTGCGAAATCCGTCGCGGCAGCGCTTGAAGCCGAATACGACACTGCGCGCCTCAAGGCGCTGATTGATGCCGAGGGCCGGGCCTGA
- a CDS encoding acyl carrier protein has product MTQMTEAVAVKDRVIAILAEQAVMDVSDIRLEDSLEDLGLDSLGLVESIFAIEEAFDISVPFNANAPDRSGFDISSVAAIIAAVEGLVAQRAA; this is encoded by the coding sequence ATGACACAGATGACAGAGGCCGTCGCGGTAAAGGATCGCGTCATTGCCATTCTTGCCGAACAGGCGGTGATGGATGTTTCCGACATCCGGCTGGAGGATTCGCTGGAGGATCTGGGGCTGGACAGCCTCGGTCTGGTGGAAAGCATCTTCGCCATCGAAGAGGCCTTTGATATCTCGGTGCCGTTCAACGCCAATGCGCCGGACCGTTCGGGGTTTGACATCAGTTCGGTCGCGGCGATCATCGCGGCGGTCGAAGGGCTCGTGGCGCAGCGCGCCGCATGA
- a CDS encoding methylenetetrahydrofolate reductase encodes MALFNFRRDSAAATPDADTEAFLKGYSIEVMPRTAEKVEDFCALLPKGTRVYIAHIEGTPIEDMVATARRLADEGFVVMPHFPARIIPDRATLADWLARYKGEAGVKQALLLGGGVNTPAGEFDASMQLIETGLFDGFERLHVAGHPEGNKDIDKDGGDRIVMQALKWKQAFAERSDAQMAIATQFCFEADPVIAWADRLAAEGIKLPIHIGVAGPAKLQTLIKFAIACGVGPSLRVLQKRAMDVTKLLMPYEPTEFVAALAAHKAKHPEFGIESVHFFPLGGIKTNATWATDHGGASAVPANQA; translated from the coding sequence ATGGCGCTGTTCAACTTTCGCCGCGATAGCGCAGCCGCCACGCCGGATGCCGACACCGAAGCCTTCCTGAAAGGCTATTCCATCGAGGTGATGCCGCGCACCGCCGAAAAGGTCGAGGATTTCTGCGCCCTTCTGCCCAAGGGCACGCGCGTCTACATCGCCCATATCGAAGGCACCCCGATCGAAGACATGGTGGCGACGGCGCGGCGGCTGGCGGACGAAGGCTTTGTGGTTATGCCGCATTTTCCGGCGCGGATCATCCCCGACCGCGCGACGCTGGCCGACTGGCTGGCGCGTTACAAGGGCGAGGCCGGTGTGAAACAGGCGCTGCTGCTGGGCGGTGGCGTCAATACGCCAGCCGGCGAATTCGATGCCTCGATGCAGCTGATCGAAACCGGGCTGTTTGATGGGTTTGAACGGCTGCATGTCGCGGGCCACCCCGAAGGCAACAAGGATATCGACAAGGACGGCGGCGACCGCATCGTGATGCAGGCGCTGAAATGGAAACAGGCCTTTGCCGAACGCTCCGATGCGCAGATGGCCATTGCGACGCAGTTCTGCTTCGAGGCCGATCCGGTGATCGCCTGGGCCGACCGGCTGGCCGCCGAAGGCATCAAGCTGCCGATCCATATCGGGGTTGCGGGACCGGCCAAGCTGCAGACGCTGATCAAATTCGCCATTGCCTGCGGTGTAGGCCCCAGCTTGCGGGTGCTGCAAAAGCGCGCGATGGATGTGACCAAGCTGCTGATGCCCTATGAGCCGACCGAATTCGTGGCGGCACTGGCGGCGCACAAGGCCAAGCACCCGGAATTCGGCATCGAATCCGTGCATTTCTTCCCGCTGGGCGGCATCAAGACCAATGCCACCTGGGCCACTGATCACGGCGGCGCCTCGGCCGTTCCCGCAAACCAGGCTTGA
- a CDS encoding invasion associated locus B family protein yields MAMNDLTKALAITLTLGLGSAALAQDTTTEAPATTTEAPAAPATEAPATEAPAPAADAPATPDAAAAPAADGVGSVYAKATHGDWEQRCVKAPEGTTDPCQIYQLLKDSEGNAVAEIGVFPLPDGEKALAGGTISAPLETLLTENLVIQIDGGKGRVYPFSWCDRSGCVARVGFTKEDLAAFKGGNKATLTIVPVTAPDQKVNLAISLKGFTAGYDALAQPAKQ; encoded by the coding sequence ATGGCAATGAATGACTTGACCAAGGCACTGGCGATCACGCTGACGCTCGGTCTGGGCAGCGCCGCCCTGGCGCAAGACACCACCACCGAAGCCCCGGCGACCACGACCGAAGCCCCGGCGGCCCCGGCAACCGAAGCACCTGCAACCGAAGCACCGGCACCGGCCGCCGATGCGCCCGCCACCCCGGATGCCGCTGCAGCCCCGGCTGCTGATGGCGTCGGCTCGGTCTATGCCAAGGCCACCCATGGCGATTGGGAACAGCGCTGCGTCAAGGCCCCCGAAGGCACCACCGATCCCTGCCAGATCTATCAGCTGCTGAAAGACAGTGAGGGCAATGCCGTTGCCGAAATCGGTGTGTTCCCGCTGCCGGATGGCGAAAAGGCCCTGGCGGGCGGCACGATCAGCGCGCCGCTGGAAACCCTGCTGACCGAAAATCTGGTGATCCAGATCGACGGCGGCAAAGGCCGCGTCTACCCGTTCAGCTGGTGTGACCGCAGCGGCTGCGTGGCGCGTGTGGGCTTCACCAAGGAAGATCTGGCCGCGTTCAAGGGTGGCAACAAGGCCACGCTGACCATCGTGCCGGTGACAGCACCCGACCAGAAGGTCAATCTGGCGATCTCGCTCAAGGGCTTCACCGCCGGCTATGACGCGCTGGCGCAACCCGCCAAGCAATAA
- a CDS encoding beta-ketoacyl-[acyl-carrier-protein] synthase family protein, whose protein sequence is MKRVVITGAGTINALAHDVTGTLAAFRDGRCGITDLEIRDKDRLSIQIGGQVHDWNPETHFNRQQIVLYDKFTQFTLLAAREAIAQSGLNFDGHLGYETGVVLGTAAGGVNTWDDNYRSVYEEGKNRVHPFVVPKLMNNAAASHLSMEFNLKGPSFTVATACASSNHAMGQAFHMVRSGMCRTMVTGGSESMLCFGGIKAWEGLRVMSKDACRPFSLNRNGMVQGEGAAVFVFEEYEQAKRRGAVILAEVVGFAMTSDASDIVMPSKQGAARAIAGALRDARLAPEDVGYINAHGTGTTANDKTECAAVADVFGQHADRLMISSTKSMHGHLIGGTGAVELLACIMALRDGVIAPTIGYEEADPECALDVVPNVARQARVEVALSNAFAFGGMNAVLALRRAP, encoded by the coding sequence ATGAAACGGGTGGTGATTACCGGCGCGGGCACGATCAACGCGCTGGCGCATGATGTGACGGGCACGCTGGCCGCGTTTCGGGACGGGCGCTGCGGCATCACCGATCTGGAGATCCGCGACAAGGACCGACTGTCGATCCAGATCGGAGGGCAGGTGCATGACTGGAATCCCGAGACGCATTTCAACCGGCAACAAATTGTTCTGTATGACAAATTCACCCAGTTCACCCTTCTGGCCGCGCGGGAGGCGATTGCGCAATCGGGGCTGAATTTCGACGGGCATCTGGGTTATGAAACCGGGGTCGTGCTGGGCACGGCGGCGGGGGGGGTGAACACCTGGGACGACAATTACCGCAGTGTCTATGAAGAGGGAAAGAACCGCGTTCATCCCTTTGTCGTGCCGAAGCTGATGAACAATGCCGCCGCTTCGCATCTGTCGATGGAATTCAACCTCAAGGGCCCCAGCTTCACCGTGGCTACCGCCTGCGCCAGTTCCAATCACGCGATGGGGCAGGCGTTCCACATGGTCCGTTCGGGCATGTGCCGCACCATGGTGACGGGCGGATCCGAATCCATGCTGTGTTTCGGCGGCATCAAGGCCTGGGAAGGGCTGCGCGTCATGTCGAAGGATGCCTGCCGACCCTTCAGCCTGAACCGCAACGGCATGGTGCAAGGCGAGGGGGCAGCGGTGTTCGTGTTCGAAGAATATGAACAGGCCAAACGGCGCGGCGCGGTGATTCTGGCCGAGGTGGTGGGCTTTGCCATGACCTCGGACGCCTCCGACATCGTGATGCCCTCCAAACAGGGGGCGGCGCGGGCGATTGCGGGGGCTTTGCGCGATGCGCGTCTGGCACCTGAGGATGTCGGTTACATCAACGCCCATGGCACCGGCACCACGGCGAATGACAAGACCGAATGTGCCGCCGTGGCCGATGTGTTCGGCCAGCACGCCGACCGGCTGATGATCTCTTCCACCAAATCCATGCATGGCCATCTGATCGGCGGCACCGGCGCGGTGGAGCTGCTGGCCTGTATCATGGCGCTGCGCGACGGGGTGATTGCGCCGACCATCGGTTATGAAGAGGCCGATCCCGAATGTGCGCTGGATGTGGTGCCCAATGTCGCCCGGCAGGCGCGGGTGGAGGTGGCGCTGTCCAATGCCTTTGCCTTTGGCGGCATGAATGCGGTGCTGGCCCTGCGCCGCGCCCCCTGA